One region of Esox lucius isolate fEsoLuc1 chromosome 17, fEsoLuc1.pri, whole genome shotgun sequence genomic DNA includes:
- the slc16a1a gene encoding monocarboxylate transporter 1a isoform X2, whose translation MTGPISSILVNRFGSRLVMMCGGLLSGSGLIAASFCNSVEGLYFCVGVVGGLGLAFNLNPALTMIGKYFYHKRPIANGIAMAGSPVFLSTLAPLNSWFFDQFGWRGSFLILGGLLFNCCVAGSLMRPIGPKLQRALKSEVTAEESMTCAQKMNSFIDLSLFKHRGFVLYLTGNVIMFFGLFSPLVFLSNFAKSRDIPKEKAAFLLSILAFVDMVARPSMGIVANTKWIRPRVQYFFALSVLYNGVCHVLAPISVDYTGFVVYAIFFGFAFGWLSAVLFETLSDLVGTQRFSSAVGLVTIVECGPVLLGPPLLGKFKDIYNDYQYTYQSCGVILIIASVFLFVAMGINYRLLDREKKEEERTAKLEGKEEVSNKDNADKEACSHPNDGVRAVDDTKTAEDTV comes from the exons ATGACAG GTCCAATCAGCAGTATCCTGGTAAATAGGTTTGGGAGTCGTTTGGTCATGATGTGTGGAGGACTCCTGTCAGGCTCAGGACTTATCGCTGCCTCTTTCTGCAACTCAGTGGAAGGGCTATACTTTTGTGTGGGAGTTGTGGGAG GTTTGGGATTGGCATTCAATCTGAACCCAGCCCTTACAATGATTGGGAAGTACTTCTATCATAAGCGTCCCATTGCTAATGGAATCGCTATGGCAGGCAGCCCAGTGTTCCTGTCCACCTTGGCCCCTCTCAACAGCTGGTTCTTCGACCAGTTTGGCTGGAGAGGTAGCTTTCTGATCCTTGGAGGCCTTCTTTTCAACTGCTGTGTGGCCGGCTCTCTCATGAGACCCATCGGACCAAAACTACAGCGTGCCTTGAAAAGCGAAGTCACTGCTGAAGAGAGTATGACTTGTGCGCAGAAGATGAACAGCTTCATCGATCTCTCGCTATTCAAACACAGGGGATTTGTGCTGTACCTCACGGGCAACGTCATCATGTTCTTCGGCCTCTTCTCCCCACTGGTGTTTCTCAGTAATTTTGCCAAGAGCAGGGACATCCCTAAGGAGAAGGCAGCCTTTTTGTTGTCCATTCTGGCTTTTGTGGACATGGTCGCTAGGCCCTCCATGGGCATTGTGGCCAACACCAAGTGGATACGGCCCAGGGTGCAGTACTTCTTTGCCCTATCTGTGCTTTACAACGGGGTGTGCCATGTCCTAGCTCCCATCTCTGTGGACTACACAGGCTTCGTCGTCTACGCCATCTTCTTTGGCTTTGCTTTTGGCTGGCTGAGCGCAGTGCTGTTTGAGACCCTCTCAGACCTGGTTGGAACCCAGCGCTTCTCCAGTGCAGTAGGACTGGTCACCATCGTTGAGTGCGGTCCAGTCTTATTAGGACCACCTTTGCTAG GGAAATTTAAAGATATATACAATGACTACCAATACACCTACCAGAGCTGTGGGGTGATATTGATCATTGCCAGCGTGTTCCTGTTTGTGGCAATGGGTATCAACTACCGGTTgttggacagagagaaaaaggaggaggagaggacagctAAACTGGAGGGAAAAGAAGAGGTGTCCAACAAGGACAATGCTGACAAAGAGGCCTGCTCTCACCCCAACGATGGGGTGAGAGCAGTTGACGATACAAAAACTGCCGAAGATACAGTCTAA
- the slc16a1a gene encoding monocarboxylate transporter 1a isoform X1, which yields MPPALGGPKGYIPPEGGWGWAVVVGAFISIGFSYAFPKSITVFFKEIEVIFDCTSSQVSWISSIMLAVMYAGGPISSILVNRFGSRLVMMCGGLLSGSGLIAASFCNSVEGLYFCVGVVGGLGLAFNLNPALTMIGKYFYHKRPIANGIAMAGSPVFLSTLAPLNSWFFDQFGWRGSFLILGGLLFNCCVAGSLMRPIGPKLQRALKSEVTAEESMTCAQKMNSFIDLSLFKHRGFVLYLTGNVIMFFGLFSPLVFLSNFAKSRDIPKEKAAFLLSILAFVDMVARPSMGIVANTKWIRPRVQYFFALSVLYNGVCHVLAPISVDYTGFVVYAIFFGFAFGWLSAVLFETLSDLVGTQRFSSAVGLVTIVECGPVLLGPPLLGKFKDIYNDYQYTYQSCGVILIIASVFLFVAMGINYRLLDREKKEEERTAKLEGKEEVSNKDNADKEACSHPNDGVRAVDDTKTAEDTV from the exons ATGCCGCCTGCCTTGGGAGGACCTAAAGGTTACATTCCCCCGGAGGGAGGTTGGGGCTGGGCTGTCGTGGTGGGAGCCTTCATCTCCATCGGCTTCTCCTACGCCTTCCCTAAGTCTATCACCGTCTTCTTCAAGGAGATTGAGGTCATCTTCGACTGCACCAGCAGCCAGGTGTCCTGGATCTCCTCCATCATGCTGGCGGTCATGTACGCCGGAG GTCCAATCAGCAGTATCCTGGTAAATAGGTTTGGGAGTCGTTTGGTCATGATGTGTGGAGGACTCCTGTCAGGCTCAGGACTTATCGCTGCCTCTTTCTGCAACTCAGTGGAAGGGCTATACTTTTGTGTGGGAGTTGTGGGAG GTTTGGGATTGGCATTCAATCTGAACCCAGCCCTTACAATGATTGGGAAGTACTTCTATCATAAGCGTCCCATTGCTAATGGAATCGCTATGGCAGGCAGCCCAGTGTTCCTGTCCACCTTGGCCCCTCTCAACAGCTGGTTCTTCGACCAGTTTGGCTGGAGAGGTAGCTTTCTGATCCTTGGAGGCCTTCTTTTCAACTGCTGTGTGGCCGGCTCTCTCATGAGACCCATCGGACCAAAACTACAGCGTGCCTTGAAAAGCGAAGTCACTGCTGAAGAGAGTATGACTTGTGCGCAGAAGATGAACAGCTTCATCGATCTCTCGCTATTCAAACACAGGGGATTTGTGCTGTACCTCACGGGCAACGTCATCATGTTCTTCGGCCTCTTCTCCCCACTGGTGTTTCTCAGTAATTTTGCCAAGAGCAGGGACATCCCTAAGGAGAAGGCAGCCTTTTTGTTGTCCATTCTGGCTTTTGTGGACATGGTCGCTAGGCCCTCCATGGGCATTGTGGCCAACACCAAGTGGATACGGCCCAGGGTGCAGTACTTCTTTGCCCTATCTGTGCTTTACAACGGGGTGTGCCATGTCCTAGCTCCCATCTCTGTGGACTACACAGGCTTCGTCGTCTACGCCATCTTCTTTGGCTTTGCTTTTGGCTGGCTGAGCGCAGTGCTGTTTGAGACCCTCTCAGACCTGGTTGGAACCCAGCGCTTCTCCAGTGCAGTAGGACTGGTCACCATCGTTGAGTGCGGTCCAGTCTTATTAGGACCACCTTTGCTAG GGAAATTTAAAGATATATACAATGACTACCAATACACCTACCAGAGCTGTGGGGTGATATTGATCATTGCCAGCGTGTTCCTGTTTGTGGCAATGGGTATCAACTACCGGTTgttggacagagagaaaaaggaggaggagaggacagctAAACTGGAGGGAAAAGAAGAGGTGTCCAACAAGGACAATGCTGACAAAGAGGCCTGCTCTCACCCCAACGATGGGGTGAGAGCAGTTGACGATACAAAAACTGCCGAAGATACAGTCTAA